From Xyrauchen texanus isolate HMW12.3.18 chromosome 36, RBS_HiC_50CHRs, whole genome shotgun sequence, one genomic window encodes:
- the LOC127629728 gene encoding uncharacterized protein LOC127629728, whose translation MDPAVQRANYHLLCLKQEDRPIEDHIHDFLNLASVSDFPAFFRGNLNAALRERLPQATHGWTLCDFLEATLLVCGSQLTVGVVEEDPTPPPTVETLQLSGAPPVTPTPVCKPEPTPAPVCKPGPTPATVSEPAATHVTVSEPEATHVTVSEPAATHVTVSEQAATYVTVSEPAATYVSVSEPAPTASTISKPESSSTTASEPEPTLTRNSIPASPVALARRKRRKGVVSVLQPPPAAAPSPKPPLTLPSAPGEPKPAHTTVTQPEPVASDVSEPVPLASNVNEPVPVASTVPEPAPVASTIPELGFGYWVRESYRLADRKRTSEQQW comes from the coding sequence atggatccagcagtccaacgtgcgaactaccatctgctctgcttaaagcaagaggaccgccccattgaagaccacatccacgatttcctgaacctggcgagtgtctcagacttcccggccttctttaggggcaatttgaacgcggcgctgagggagcggttgccacaggcaacgcacggctggacgctctgcgacttcctggaggcgaccctactagtttgcggctcacagctcaccgtgggcgtcgtggaggaggaccctacccctccgcccactgtggagacccttcagctatCCGGGGCCCCCCCTGTCAcacctaccccggtctgcaagccagagcccacgcctgccccggtctgcaagccagggcccacgcctgccacagtgagcgagccagcggccacgcatgtcacagtgagcgagccagaagccacgcatgtcacagtgagcgagccagcagccacgcatgtcacagtgagcgagcaagcggccacgtatgtcacagtgagcgagccagcggccacgtatgtctcagtgagcgaaccagcacctacggcctctaccatcagcaagcctgagtcgtcgtcaaccacggccagcgagcctgaacccacgctgaccaggaacagcatcccagcctcgCCAGTCGCAttagcccggaggaagaggagaaagggagtggtctctgtgctccagcctccgcctgccgcagccccaagccctaaaccccccttgactctgccctcagcgcccggcgaacctaagccggcacataccacggtaacccagccagagcctgtagcctcagacgtcagtgagccagtgccgttagcctcaaacgtcaatgagccagtgcctgtagcctcgaccgtccctgagccagcgcctgtagcctcgaccatccctga